The following are encoded together in the Bactrocera neohumeralis isolate Rockhampton chromosome 6, APGP_CSIRO_Bneo_wtdbg2-racon-allhic-juicebox.fasta_v2, whole genome shotgun sequence genome:
- the LOC126761359 gene encoding uncharacterized protein LOC126761359: MSTLPFLLSVADELDNLNSQSYMDDFGLGFHPHRQYYRTPTIQLSLPASTDWMEHERSQRCRSHKFVFETQNNLTATAEGDETDATDEAGNGGGRSGAGGALDAGAGGMGTDNAYTERYGSGASTSAASRQKYTSLLNSNDEDGNGKGGSVGKRNEADSIDNTVQMYNLSKKCCKNYYRRGDEPTSGALAAKGKSAEGGYRLHAKCMEGANSSSDESLQKPTSSIEFLTCFLVKKSRTPKGAGISGGSGSGKKSS, translated from the coding sequence ATGTCAACACTTCCGTTTTTGTTGAGCGTCGCCGATGAGCTCGATAACCTCAACTCACAGTCGTACATGGACGACTTCGGGCTGGGCTTCCATCCGCATCGCCAATACTATCGCACGCCCACCATACAATTGTCCTTGCCCGCCAGCACCGACTGGATGGAGCACGAGCGTTCGCAACGCTGTCGCTCACACAAATTCGTCTTCGAAACACAAAACAATCTAACCGCCACAGCGGAGGGCGACGAAACGGACGCCACCGATGAGGCTGGCAATGGCGGTGGACGCAGTGGTGCTGGTGGTGCGCTGGATGCTGGCGCCGGTGGTATGGGCACAGATAATGCGTACACCGAGCGCTATGGCAGCGGCGCAAGCACTTCGGCCGCCAGTCGCCAAAAGTATACGTCGCTGCTGAATTCCAATGATGAAGATGGCAATGGTAAGGGCGGCAGCGTTGGTAAGCGCAATGAAGCTGACAGCATCGACAATACGGTGCAAATGTATAATTTGTCGAAGAAGTGTTGCAAGAATTACTATCGACGTGGTGACGAACCGACATCCGGCGCCTTGGCGGCCAAAGGGAAATCCGCTGAAGGCGGCTATCGTTTGCATGCCAAGTGCATGGAGGGCGCCAACTCGTCGTCGGACGAGAGTTTGCAGAAGCCCACATCATCCATTGAGTTTTTGACGTGCTTCCTGGTGAAAAAGTCGCGCACACCCAAAGGTGCGGGCATCAGCGGCGGCAGCGGTAGCGGCAAGAAATCATCGTAG